In the genome of Wenzhouxiangella sp. XN24, the window AACTCCGCGTTTTTGGTTCTGTCCTGGCATTCGAGCCCTTGATCATCGAGAAGCTTCTTTAGATCAGAGTTCTTCTTGAGAAGCAGTTCGGCGCACCCCGGCGCGGTAGGGTGGTGTGCGGAAATGTACACCCTCTCCTTCCCAGCATTCGGGTAGCGCTTTATGACTTTGAGCGTGCCAGCCTCAGTGAGCAGATGCTCAGCGGCAAGCGTGGTTTCGTTTGTTGCATCAATGACTATCGACGCCGGAAGTTCTTCAAATTCGACAGAAATTTCGATGCAGTCATTACCCGCAGCGAGATTCGCCTTGTTTATATCTTCCTTATCGAGCTTTACGCTACCCCTGCCGTCATTGAAAAATATGTCCAACGCTTCGAGTACAGTGGATTTGCCAATGTCGTTCTTTCCGACCAGAACAAGGAGATCGCACATCTTCAGTTCGATACGGCTTGAGTAACCGCGGAAGCCTCTGATTCCAATCGTTTGAATTTTCATTGACACCTCCTGGCCGCAGAAACCTCACGCTTGAAGCGCATCTAACGCCCTGGATAACCTGCGATGGAGGCTGGCGCGGACCGTGCGTATGCACGGGCCGTGACAGCCGGCATCGTCAGGTTCATCCTGTAGTTAGGTATCTCAGGCAGCGAGGCGCGCAACTTTGAGACCCTTTCGGCGCTTCTCGGCGTGCCACAAATCGTACTGCGTCTGCAGATTCAACCAGCTCTCTGCGCTTGTGCCAAAGGCCATCGACAAACGCACCGCCATCTCCGGGCTGAGTCCTGCACGGCCGTTCAAGATCGCCGACAAGGTCTTACGGCTCACGCCAAGAGCGGCCGCAGCGTCCGTGACGGTCAGTTCCAATGGCTCAAGACAGAGCGACCGAATGATCTCGCCAGGATGAGGGGGATTGTGCATCTTCATAGGTCGATCCTAATGGTAATCCTCGTAATCCACTTCATCGGCATCCGTACCTACGAAGGCAAAGGTCACCCGCCAATTGCCACTGACTTCCACAGCCCAGCGACCTTTCAGTTCTCCTTTCAGCGGATGCAGTTTCAAACCAGGCAGCGCCATGTCGCCGGGGCCGGTAGCCGCATTGAGAGTAGCCAGTATCAGCTTCAAGCGGACTGCATGCGCC includes:
- a CDS encoding type II toxin-antitoxin system RelE/ParE family toxin, with protein sequence MILRFRHKGLAKFFATGSRSGIRPAHAVRLKLILATLNAATGPGDMALPGLKLHPLKGELKGRWAVEVSGNWRVTFAFVGTDADEVDYEDYH
- a CDS encoding HigA family addiction module antitoxin codes for the protein MKMHNPPHPGEIIRSLCLEPLELTVTDAAAALGVSRKTLSAILNGRAGLSPEMAVRLSMAFGTSAESWLNLQTQYDLWHAEKRRKGLKVARLAA